The Gossypium hirsutum isolate 1008001.06 chromosome A13, Gossypium_hirsutum_v2.1, whole genome shotgun sequence nucleotide sequence GTTATTTATCTAATATACTTCAACTTTTATTGGAAAAGCTTTTCctctttttgtgttttttttttcgtttctTAAGGTATCTGGTTTTACCAGTTTGTTAACCATATGTACATATATAGATtgatcttttttttaataaatgaaatagtatatatgtttttgttatacAATTTGATTTTTTACACTTTGTTCTGGGATTTTGTTAGGTTTTTCATTTTCTAGTGGTCGATGGGTGTTGAAGTTGTGGGATCAGAAATGGCTAAAGTATCTGTTGACAAAGCAACTGAAGTTGAGAAATCACTTGTTCATGATAAGGAAAATGGGAAACTTGACAAGGATCCGGTTCATAGCGAGCCCATTAAATTCGGTTCCAATATTGAGGAATCAAATAAGGGAGAAGAGAAAAATGCATCTGATGCCAACTTTCCGAGCGATGCAGTTGTTGAGTGGCCTGCGCCTAAGCAGATCcactctttttattttgttaggtATCGCCCTTATGATGATCCGAAGATAAAGGCCAAAATTGATCAGGCTGATAAGGAGGTGCAAAAGTGGAATAAAGCCAGGTTTCAGCTTACTGATGAAATTAAAGCGTACAAGGTGAATGGAATGCCATTAATTTCATTTAGTTGTGTAGCATTATTGTTGGTGTGAAACTAGATCAGTAAAATACGTGTGGCTACGATATCTAGGTCATTAACCCTTGTCgtaattttaaagatatttatttgCCGTATCGTGTTCTGCTTTCCACTGGTTCCTATAGATTAGGCGAAGTTCATGTCATGCCGGTTCTTTTAAACTTGGTTTTAGTGCAATTGAATGTTCTCATTTTAATATGATGGATCTAGAAGCGTTAGATCCTCGGATGCATTTATTGGGATTTTGGAAACTCAAGTCCTTGAGTGTGTAATAGCAAATTGCATGTATGGTAATGTTCTTTACAAGCGGTGTGGAATAATATTTGGTATATTGTTTGTCATTTCTGTATTTGCCACAAATTGTGCCGAATTGTGAAAGAAGTTTTAAAATCATTGTGCTGCCAGTTGGCCCTATTGCCTTTTAAAGTAATTTCTTTATGTTAATGCAGTCTGATCGAGCAGAGTTGCTTTCTCAAGTGAAAGCCCTAAATATTGATTTCGAGCAATTTAAGACAATGTTAGGTGAGAAAAAGAAGGAACTGGAACCACTGCAGCAGGCTTTAGGCAAGCTTCGCAATAATAACAATGAGGGTGGTCGTGGTGGTATATGTTCGTCTGAGGAAGAGCTCAATGATTTTGTATGCTACTACTTCAAACTCTACCACATTGAGATTTATCTATTGTTTTTCCGCTGCAGTCAAGTCTTTGCTCTTTTTGTCACTAGTCAAGTCTTTGCTTCTCTTTTTGTCACTCGCCGGAAATTGCTAAATTGCAGATCTATAGCCTTCAATATCGCATCCAGCATGAAAGCATCCCGTTGTCCGAGGAGAAGCAACTTCTTAGAGAAATTAAACAACTAGAGGGGACCCGGGAAAAAGTTATTGCTAATGCTGCGATGAGAGCAAAGATTCAGGAATCACTTGGTCAGAAAGAAGCCATTCAAGATCAAGTTAAAGTAAGAAAAGATTTATTTTGCACCGTTTATATCTCTTGGCGGTTGCTTTTTCCCTTCTGTATATAAATATTGAATGTTAGTAAAATTACACTAATGAACTTGCTATTATTTCATTGTAGCTTATGGGTGTTGATTTGGATGGCGTAAGGAAGGAACAAAATGCGATCTGGTCTAAGAAAAagcaaattaaagaaaaagtcaATGCCATAGAGAGTAAAATCGAATCTTTACAGGAGGAGCTGAATGCTGTAATCCAGAAGAAGAACAAAGCTTATGAAACCATGCAACAACTGTGGAAACAACGTGATGAGGCGGTATGTTGTTCTTTGCTTTAAatcgaatatatattttttggtgagATTGAGATACTCTACCTTttttatcttctttctttttgcatttaTATGCGCATGACACTTGCCGAGACTGACACACATTTATGCGTACCCTCTTGCATTGAGATGTTTTCTACTTTTCTTCTTGGCTTTGCCTATGAATGTTAAAAGTAACTTCTatcattttttctttgttttctccaAAGCAGTTTTCGTCCTGATTGTGTGATGACATTATGAGTTCTTGTGTGATATGTATTTCTGGGTTTTccataatgaaaatttttaaacagtTTCAGTTGAGGAGTcgttttaattacttttatttttttatttttcagaatgCTCACTTTTACCAGAGCCGGTCTCTTTTAAACAAAGCCAAAGAGCTAGCTGCAAAGAAAGATATAAAGGCTCTTGAGGAGCTTTCGACTGTCGAGGTTTGTTCAGACTACCAATTAATGTTACATTCCGGGTATATCATGTGCTTTAGTATTTGACTGGTCTCCTATCTTTTTATATTGCATGTAGGCCGAGAAGTTTATGGCTCTGTGGAGTAGCAAGAAAGCTGTCAGGGACGATTATGAGAAAAGAATTCTGCCATCCCTGGATCAGCGGCAATTAAGTCGGGATGGTCGGATCAGGAATCCTGATGAGAAACCACTGGTTGTACAAGAGACACCGGTGCCTTCTGAAACTGTAACAATTCCAAAACCTAGCATCCGACAACCAAAGGAAGAAGCCAAACCCTCTCCCGAACCAGATAGTAAACCTCCAAAAAAGGTCCAGAAAGATGTTGAGAGCAaagcaaaaatttcaaaatcGTCTCCCGAGAATGGTATTGTGGAAGAGAAAGAGATCTCTGGATTGGGCATGTTGCAAAAGGACACTACTGCAGTCAAGGAAGTTGATGAAGCAAAACTGAAAGAAATGAAGAGAGAAGAGGAAATAGCAAAAGCCAAGCAAGCCatggaaaggaaaaagaagaaggctgaagaaaAAGCAGCCAAAGCAGCTAAAAGAGCTGAAAAGGAAGCTGAAAAGAAGCTCAAGGAAATTATTTACCCCATCTTGTTAATCAGTTCAAGGGTTGAAACCGATactaatttgatttttcttttttcctgcAGGAGCGTGAAAAGAAAGCAAAGAAGAAGGCAGCAGCAGCATCTGCAAGCAGCGCAAATGTTGAGGAACCAACCGAAACTGTTGCAGAGGTTCCAGAACCAGAGAAAGATGTTAATGCTGAGGAACCTGTTCCTGCCCCCGTTCCGGTGAAGAATAAAGTTCAGAAGGAGAATACAGTAAGGTACAAGAATCGAAGTAGAGCACGGGAGTCACTTCCTAGACCTGTCCTGAAACGTAAGAAGTCGACCAACTACTGGATATGGGCGGCTCCTGCTGCGGTTGTGGTGCTGATACTTATAGCTTTGGCTTACTATTATCTTGTTTGAAGAAGTTAAACTGAGAGTTATAGACAAAGTTTATGGGTTGATAGTGGGAAAAGTTAGTTAATTTGGTTGGATGCATCCCATGAAGGGATGTACTAAAAAACTCGTGATGTTGCTGTTAGTGCAGTCTTAATGCTTAGGGAGGCCAAAACTATATGTACTTTTTGGTTTTGTTGGTactacttttttaaaattttgacttcTGAGATGTTTCAGTTATTTggattttgggtgttacattttgaaGCTTTCATATACTTGGAATGATAAGAGGATTATATTTTTCATAGGATATGCAATATACATAGAAGAAAATGAGAAGCtatacaaatataaattttaaaattgctaATATTTAAGAAGATTTATTTATGAGtatttaaaatatgataaaattatttcaatctattttttaattaaaaatttaaaattttgtatctcAATAGTATAAACAAAAACTGctgaaaaaaatactaaaaagaaaataatattttctaaTTTCACTTTTAACTGTCAAGTATCTTCCTACACCTAACAAATAGAAGAATAAAGTTACATGAAAACTTAAGTTTTTCTAAAAAAGGCTTAATGTGATAGTTGTTTTTAAGAGTATTGACCATATGAAAAATAAGGGTAGGGGTAATATAAGGAAGTGGCCATGAAAATTGACATCAGTAAGACTTACAACCGGGTTGATTGTAACTATTTAAGGTTCATTCTTCTTAAAATGAGCTTCCATTTAATGCAAAAAAtattttcagaatatttttggttgagaatttttttttgttatttttagaaattgacactactattttatcattttacccATTCAAAAAGTAGTGTAAATAGCaaatcatttttctcattttacaCAACACAAGCAAACAACAATTCTCCTTTTCTCTCGCCTGTTTCTTTTAGTAGCTTTTCTGGCTAAATTTTTTGACTAAATTTCTACTTTCTTTTCTGATTCCTTTCGAGAAGAGCATACCAATTTTGTTTCACATTCTTTATTCGATATACGAATATTGAAGTTTTGTGTTAACCTTGGGAAGCGACGTCCACCACACGATTACATCGATAAGGGTGAATTTGCTTCTAAGGCAGTGGTTCCTCAGCAcagtgattattttatttttacacttAGTTTATTTTCTGTATCAGTGCTAACGATTTTTTTTTTGCAGTAGTATAATTTCCAACAATTTAGAAGTGAATTTTAGAATTGTTTGTTTGTCAAGATTGAGATAATAGTTGTTAtcgttttcaaagtgaacctagCTGAGAACAATGTTGAGTGGATTGTAGACATAGGCGCTTCCAAACATTTTTGCACTAACAGATAATGTTCATCGAGTTTGAAAGTGTAGCTGAAGGTAAACAAGTCTACATGGGTAATTTTAGCCTAGGAGTACTCCATAAAGGAAAAATCTTAAACATATTTTTGGCAAAACATTAGCATTAAATACTGTTCTTTATGTTCTTGCATTGTGTAGAAATTTGATCAATGGTAAATTACTGAATAAGACAAGCATTAATTAATATTTGCATGTGATGAATTTGTACtttcatgtaacacccttaactcgtatccgttgccgaaacagggttatggagcattactgaacaaataaaatagtaaaccattcaattcatatatcaatgcaatacatattctaatttcattcaaatacacTCATAATGTCCCCTTAATCGATCCCTCGAGGCTCTAAAAAATACAATAGAAACAGtccgggactaaattggaaacatttagaaagtttaggaaaaagttagaaaaatttacactgcaggggtcacacggccgtgtaactcttaaaatggcctcacatgctcgtgtgttaggccatgtgctaggccgtgcaacTTTCGAAAAGTAACCATTAACAACCTACAGGGGATACACAGTCGTGTCACTTggcagtgtgtcacacacgactgagataTACGCtagtgtcttaggccgtgtagatTAGAAATAGGTCAAAATCAGACCTTTTCTTTCACCCAATTTCAACAAGTACCAACACACCAAATGAACCTATGATAAAGGAACCAAAACATGCCTAAATATGCATAATAAGACCATTTCAATATACCATAAgcccattcaaccaatatgccatttaggCACCTTAATCACAACCAAGCATTCTTACTTACATTTGCATCAAACGATCATGTTTCATCCAAACAACCTTAACTAAATTCCATATCAACACATAACTTAATTGACCAcatttcaaccatgccaacacaTACCACTTTGGCCGTTTAACCCATGCATCAATTTGACAATAAAAACACCAACCATGAAGGCATGAAATGCCAAAAACACACCAACCAtattaccatatttacaagccaaacataacaactagttctatcaaacacaagtccacctatacatgtcattataaccttgatcaagacatcaaaaactaccaatataattggtagatagtgtgatagatctccgacaagcttccaacccgaccgagcttctgataatctgtaaagtaaaggaaaataactacgtaagcaatgaatgcttagtaagctcgtatgaatattaaacataacatttcatcatatatatgaaatttatacgACAAATGTAAAGCTTTAATAATGCcacaagatttatcaaactataAAACTATCAACTCACATATACTTTCTATTCATAACATAATAAGATATTATAAGTTGTACTGCATAATTGTCAATCTTTTCTTAAAATGATGAATCATTCCACTTACTTTCTattccatttacttagcataaactTAATTACATTATCAATTCATGAATTAGTATGATTATTCATGACATAGGTAAATTCACCTTTAGCGTAAGTAATTTTCTCACATATAGGTAAGTCTTTTAATTCATCAATCATTTTATCTTATCACATTACATTTCAAttgtgaacttaccatttcattaccttttctcactcgtttcatttgcataacacaatacataaacataaacatcaaccataaccacaagcttgATACAAGCCAAATcgtcatcatcaatacacaagttagtacaTTTATACACAACTCTTTTGGGATCAAGTACACGATAAATCacttcataagaaattacatctTTTCATTTGCATAGTACAAAGTATAAACACAGAAATTAACCATATGTGTTCTTGTCATCCACAATCTCAGTCGGAGAATTGAAACATTAAATTCAAGCTTAAATATATGGCAATTCCATCAAAATCAAAAAACAAGTTACCTTATTGAGATTTACAATCAGATGATTTCATCTATGTTCaaatcaatattaaataaataaaaaatctttaaaattcatTAAACAGATTATTTTTTCGAGATATTTCATtcaaagaacgacttacggataagatTACATCGTCAGATCAACTGAAACACccaaacagaagctcataagagctgatccaATCAAAACACGCCAAACAGATAGTATAATACGAGAATTTGCAAAAAATGTTGAACTTCAGTTTACTCGGGTAATATACAGATATATCCCTCCAATACTatctccactccaaacccccGTAATACACCAAATCACGATTGTACTCTatcccgcgttcaatccaaaccgagcattaaattcaatattatatctcaagttaccattaattatcaacaattaaaaataaacatataagttGTACCATATTAATCTACTTAACAATTcatattgatgttaaattctaaCCGTACGAACATACCTGGCCAAATCGTAGAAATGTCGAAGTATAAGgactttttggtatttttctattttcttcaattttccaCTTGatctttatctaaattaataatttcattcaatttattaattattattaatttagatagtaaaaaaatttattttatgcaatttgttcatttttgacatttttacaaaattacccctaatattttacttttatttaatttagtccatcagcctaaaacatgcaatttaatcattttcgttGAAAATTCCTAACATTTGAATATTGCTAGCTTCCATTTCAGCCTATTTTTGCAAGGATTTCACACCAAGtctttgtatttttactatttcaacaatttaatccctaaacgacaaattcatcaaaaatcacttaataaaatacttataaataacaattaatacttcaaattcatccattaacatctaaaatcacaaagaattcatcaatgacaacattcaaaatctttaacagtttcaaaaacgaaagTACAGGCTAGCtaaacctagttgcaacgatctcaataacataaaaattattaaaaatagaactCAAAATCTCCCCATGCATAGAAAATGAATTGACCAAATCTCCTTTCTCCAAAAATGGAGTTTTTCCGTCAAAGAAgaagaacacaaaacaaaattatgttttgtttttctttttcttaattaatactcattatttaatttattaatattaaaatatatcatataaaCTAACAAAAATAATCACCAACAGCCCACTCAACtataaaatggtatatttaccatattagtccattaatttactttttcataTCTTTAGTTAGTAGAATTCAACtattacactttttacgatttaatcttttttaattaattaactatcgaaacattaaaatttcttaacgaaactttaatacaaccttaatgacacctcgtaaatatttataaaaatatttatggctcagtttatggaaacgaggtcccgatacctcattttctaaaaccacttgactttagggtcttaccacttcaacttaattaatcatttatataacaaaaattaccatatcaaaaaacctttttaaagccatatttgactcgtaaatattaaataataatatttatgaacttactcatcaaatttgtggtcccgaaatcactgtttctgacaccattgaaaaacgggTTTTTACATTTCCCGTAATGGATATTATGTTGGGAAAAGTTATCTGAGTGAAGGTTTATTTATGATTAAGACTATGtttaatgataataattaaatcaCCACTTTTGCTTATATTATTGAATCCTTTGATATGTAACATGCTAGATTAGGTTACGTGGATATTCATTCTCCTAAAAAAGCTCATAAAAATGAATCTACTCCCAAATCTAGATGATAGTAGCTTTAATAAATGCGAAATTTGTGTTCAAGCCAAACATGCTAGACCTTTCTTAAAAACTCTTACTGATAGGAAGATTGAACTTCTAGAACTAGTTCACACTGATCTAGTAGACTTTAAAAACACAGAGAGTAAGAGTAGAAAACACTACTATATCGCCTTTGTAGATGACTAGTTTTGATATACAAAGGTTTATCTTCTAAGATTAAAAGATTAAACTGATGAAAGTTTTCTTATTTATAAAGCATAAGTAGATAACCAGTTTGATAGGagaataaaacatttttgatCCGATAGAGGTGGTGAATATGACACTAATTTCCTTAAAGAGGTCTGTAAAAAGACGACATTATACATGAGTTTTCTGATCCTTATTTCCCACAACAGAATAACATagttgaaaggaaaaatagaactctAAAAGAAATAATGAATGTTTTACTACTAAGTTCTGGTTTACTTAATAATATGTGGGAGGAGGccgtatgtaacacccctaactcgtttCTGTCGTCAGgttagggttacaaagtattacatATATAACAAGATAATTAATAACATTTAATCATCAAATGTCACCAAtaacaaataatcaaattcaaatgtcattcataataTAAATACGACTATAgaccttaaatcaagcttataggctttaaaaatgatttaggaacgattaaggactaatttgaaacaaaacagaaaaaatggaaaattttaaaattttttgaaaacaagagacacacgaccgtgtggctatTCCACACGCCCATACCcacagcccgtgtaactcactgattcCGTGTGGAAAATCCTACACCTGAATTTCAtgagtcacatggtcgtgtgagtaGACAGTGTGTGGCATACAGCCATTTGGCAGTttgtgtcctaggccgtgtgcacctTAAAAATCTTGCATTTCAAGTCATTTTTTCCACAAAAAATTAGACACCAAGCCATACCATTATTAGCTATAAAACCATGCTCAAACACATTGAATCTCATTCAAAAACATGTCAATTTCACTTAACttatgcctaaccaatatgccatcattTGTCACCACTACTCATGtaccaaaacaaatcaaaaccAATTTTACACTTTCAGGTCACAAGCATATACCAAATGGTTTGCATTAAAGCTTAAAATCTATACATTTACTCATGTCAAAACTTATCATTACTCTTTTCATTCAACCACGTTCATTTGTACCATAATTCGAACACCTTTGTAAAATTTTGTATCAAGTGAACAATTAGCACAACAAGACCATAAACACACCAAGGTCTAAAACATGATCACATGTAAGCTATCACAAaacataaatatcatatcatcaaTCTAACCAATACCACATATAACACACaatcaaaacatatacaatttcacCACCTATTACATGACAAGTTCCACACTATATTTGGATTTCATACCAAACCATGATTTAGCACATTATTAACTAAAACATATATTCATCACACAAGTATAGAAAATACCACTTGTAAAGTACTTAAAACATATACAAGGTACttctattacatgccatatatcctaaaataaagtatttttgaaatctaCCAAAagaatctggatagtgtgatattcATGTTGGTCCAATCGCCTGATTCCGCAAAATGTTATCTACAAGGAAACAAGACAATGACGTGAATAAGCtttaataagcttagtaagttcacaggttaaaatgataaaacttacctattaaacataaaaaaataataatttaataacaatgtTAATAGACATTAGTCTTGCCAACCACAATCAATCAATAGTGagttatataaatatacaatttgcATAATTCACTCAATCATATGAATTCAATCAATATCAAGTTACGATATACTATCGGAAATCAAgaaaatatttatacaaatatacaagttACATAATCTGAACAGTCAAATGAATTTAATCAGTATAAGTTACTATATACTATCGAAAATCAAGCaaatatttatacaaatatacaagttgCATAATCTTCTCAACCAAACAAATTCAATTAGTATAAGTTACGATACACTATCGGAAATCAagaaaatatttatacaattcaatatgcaagtcatttaaccattttaaatcTGCCCGATAAACGATATAACAGAAATGGATACGCGATTATCCACTGAAACACGCCAAAACACTCTAACGAGCCAAACCAACTGAGAACATGCCTTGGCACTAAGTGCCAAGCCCGAAGGCTTTACATCCGCCCTCGGTAACACGCCAGAAACACTGTAAATATAACATGATAGTCCGTAACAAATGCTGGACTCCGGTATATTTAGTGGACAAGAATAAATCAGGAATCATCATCTCAACTCAATTCAAACCCGTATAACACGTAATATAACCTATTGTCATTCCAATTGTATCATATCATATGTTCGTTCGAGCTCGATATACAAAACCTCATAATATCTTACAATTCAATTACATTTCTCAGATTGGATCATCTTCATgattatttcattaaatatatataagtgTTCAAAAAATCATAATTCACGAGTCAATAAAATATTGCAAATTATACGAAAttaaaccatatgaacttacctaatataTACCAACGGTCAACTcgtagggactattttgtaatttttccttttcctcggtTATCCTCCGTACgaatcaaatcttgatctataataattaaattcaatcttatcaaattcaaatacatatCCATACTTACTTTTATGTATATGATCATTAAGTTTTCATTATTGACAcattttccttaaacttttacatttatcACAACTTAGCCCCTAAACCCAAAATTCTCAATTTAACAAAGTTTCTCAAATAAACAAGCTAGCCGAAATTATTCCTATACTAGGACAGtccatatttattaaaaattcacaaaaattccatgaaaattttaacattacATCAAGTTAGTCCTTtaattaaaactataaaaaatactttacaaactagtcctaaTCATCAACTAATACTCCAAATCCATcatttaacagttttgaaaataaaaatacgaGTTAAATGGATCGAGTTGTAACGatataaaaaacgtaaaaaatacTAGAAATAGGCTAAAAAATCATACAATGCAAGAATGAAAAAAATGATCGAAGCTTCTTGTCTTAAAAAATGGTGTTTTGGTCACAAGCCATaagaaagatgaaagaaaataaaagtggtttctttatttttattttatttttatgttttattacttttaaattttaattaataaaaataacacttatttttggaaaaaaaaacattaaccATACATGTCATTTCATTATGGTTTAGTTACCATATAAGTCCACTCTTTTTCactaattaagccatttaatcattaGAAGTCAATAGTAATTAAggtttacatcttttacaaattagtcttttttctttaattaactaattaaataataaaaatttcgaACCGAAACTTCACATATCTAAATagtaactttgtaaatatttgataaaaatatttatgaaatcaaTTTACAGAAACGATGTCCCGTTACCTCATTTTTCGAAACCACTTGACTTTCGAAACAACCATGTCTACCTTACTATTTATTCAATTAGCTAAAAttcttcaaatcaaaatttaatataaaattaaaattaactcatataatttaaatactaattattatggatttactcgtcaaatttgtggtctcgaatcCACTGTTTCCAACAGCATTGGAATACGGGCTATTACACCGTGCTTTCTGCAAACCATATTCTTAATAGAGCGCCTCATAAAAAGATTAACTATACTCTATATGAATTGTGGAAAGGTTATACCCCTAATTTGCAATACTTGAAAGTGTGAGGGTGCTTAGCAAAAGTAGACTTGTCTACTTTTAAAAAGAGCACTATCTGATCTAAAATTGTTGATGTTGTATTTGTTGGGTATGCTCTAAATAGTGCTACATATAGATTCATGTTTTTTCATGATCATTCCATATATAAATCTAAAGATTTTTTTTCTTGAGAATGTGTTTCCTTTAAAGAAATCTAGCATAAGTACTGATATACAATTAGATGAGCATATTTCTTCCTCTAGTACACATAATAGAAACACATAAAAGACAAATGACTGCCACTAGTTTTAGACCtaattttcttactttctttGTAATTGAGATTAGTGATTTAGAATTGATAAGTGATTCTATTTTTCTCATGCATTTTTTGAAGCCATAAAATCAATAGGTGCTAGTGTTTGGAGAGATGCCATTAATAATGAGCTAGAGTCTATTATGTCTAATCACACTTGGGAATTAATAGATGCCTCGAGGTTTTACACCTACTAGAAATAAATTGGTATTTAGAAATAAACTTAGACTAGAGAGATCAATACAGAGGTATAAGGCAAAACTAGATGTAAAAGGGTTCATTCAGATACTAGGAGTAGATTATTTTGATACACCAAAGATCTCAACCAGCCA carries:
- the LOC107895269 gene encoding proton pump-interactor 1; this translates as MGVEVVGSEMAKVSVDKATEVEKSLVHDKENGKLDKDPVHSEPIKFGSNIEESNKGEEKNASDANFPSDAVVEWPAPKQIHSFYFVRYRPYDDPKIKAKIDQADKEVQKWNKARFQLTDEIKAYKSDRAELLSQVKALNIDFEQFKTMLGEKKKELEPLQQALGKLRNNNNEGGRGGICSSEEELNDFIYSLQYRIQHESIPLSEEKQLLREIKQLEGTREKVIANAAMRAKIQESLGQKEAIQDQVKLMGVDLDGVRKEQNAIWSKKKQIKEKVNAIESKIESLQEELNAVIQKKNKAYETMQQLWKQRDEANAHFYQSRSLLNKAKELAAKKDIKALEELSTVEAEKFMALWSSKKAVRDDYEKRILPSLDQRQLSRDGRIRNPDEKPLVVQETPVPSETVTIPKPSIRQPKEEAKPSPEPDSKPPKKVQKDVESKAKISKSSPENGIVEEKEISGLGMLQKDTTAVKEVDEAKLKEMKREEEIAKAKQAMERKKKKAEEKAAKAAKRAEKEAEKKLKEREKKAKKKAAAASASSANVEEPTETVAEVPEPEKDVNAEEPVPAPVPVKNKVQKENTVRYKNRSRARESLPRPVLKRKKSTNYWIWAAPAAVVVLILIALAYYYLV